Proteins from one Cicer arietinum cultivar CDC Frontier isolate Library 1 chromosome 3, Cicar.CDCFrontier_v2.0, whole genome shotgun sequence genomic window:
- the LOC101514235 gene encoding inorganic phosphate transporter 1-4, with the protein MAKEIQVLNALDAAKTQWYHFTAIIIAGMGFFTDAYDLFCISLVTKLLGRIYYHVDGAAKPGTLPPNVAAAVNGVAFCGTLSGQLFFGWLGDKLGRKKVYGMTLMMMVICSIGSGLSFGHSPKSVMATLCFFRFWLGFGIGGDYPLSATIMSEYSNKKTRGAFIAAVFAMQGFGILGGGVFAIIVSVAFKAKFDSPPYEVDPVGSTVPQADYIWRIIVMVGALPAALTYYWRTKMPETARYTALVANNTAQAAADMSKVMQVEIQVEPQKEAQEMAKPYGLFSKEFFNRHGLHLLGTASTWFLLDIAFYSQNLFQKDIFSAIGWIPPAQTMNALEEVYKIARAQTLIALCSTVPGYWFTVALIDRIGRFAIQLMGFFFMTVFMFALAIPYEHWTHKDHRIGFVVLYSLTFFFANFGPNATTFVVPAEIFPARFRSTCHGISSAAGKLGAIVGAFGFLYLAQNKDKSKADAGYPAGIGVKNSLIVLGVINILGFCFTFLVPEANGKSLEEMSGENDEEAENT; encoded by the coding sequence ATGGCAAAGGAAATTCAGGTGCTAAATGCGTTAGATGCAGCTAAAACACAATGGTACCATTTCACTGCAATCATCATAGCTGGGATGGGCTTCTTCACGGATGCATATGATCTGTTTTGTATATCACTTGTTACCAAGTTACTCGGTCGCATATATTACCACGTTGATGGTGCAGCGAAGCCAGGTACATTGCCTCCCAATGTAGCAGCTGCTGTAAATGGTGTGGCTTTTTGTGGAACACTTTCTGGACAACTTTTCTTTGGATGGCTTGGTGATAAGTTAGGTAGGAAAAAAGTCTATGGAATGACCCTCATGATGATGGTAATTTGCTCCATTGGTTCTGGTCTTTCTTTTGGACACAGTCCAAAATCTGTCATGGCAACTCTTTGCTTCTTCCGCTTCTGGCTTGGTTTTGGTATTGGTGGAGACTACCCACTTTCGGCTACCATAATGTCAGAGTATTCTAATAAGAAGACTCGAGGTGCCTTCATTGCTGCTGTCTTTGCCATGCAGGGTTTTGGAATCTTGGGAGGTGGTGTATTTGCAATCATAGTCTCAGTTGCATTCAAGGCCAAGTTTGATTCTCCTCCTTATGAGGTGGATCCAGTTGGTTCAACTGTTCCACAAGCAGATTACATTTGGAGAATAATTGTGATGGTAGGAGCACTTCCAGCTGCATTAACTTACTATTGGCGGACGAAGATGCCCGAAACTGCTCGTTACACTGCTCTAGTTGCTAACAATACAGCGCAGGCTGCAGCGGACATGTCCAAGGTTATGCAGGTTGAGATTCAAGTTGAACCTCAGAAAGAGGCACAGGAAATGGCTAAACCATATGGCTTGTTCTCAAAAGAGTTCTTCAATCGTCATGGACTACATCTACTTGGTACAGCAAGCACTTGGTTCTTGCTTGATATTGCATTTTATAGCCAAAATCTCTTCCAAAAGGATATTTTTAGCGCAATTGGCTGGATACCTCCTGCACAAACCATGAATGCACTTGAGGAGGTTTACAAAATTGCAAGAGCTCAAACACTTATTGCTTTATGCAGTACTGTTCCAGGCTACTGGTTTACAGTGGCTCTCATTGATAGGATAGGAAGATTCGCAATTCAATTAATGGGATTCTTCTTTATGACTGTCTTCATGTTTGCTCTTGCTATTCCTTATGAACATTGGACTCATAAGGATCACCGAATAGGATTTGTGGTATTGTATTCCTTGACTTTCTTCTTTGCAAATTTTGGGCCTAATGCTACAACATTTGTCGTGCCGGCAGAGATTTTTCCTGCTAGATTCCGATCTACTTGTCATGGAATATCATCAGCAGCGGGAAAACTTGGGGCTATAGTTGGTGCATTTGGGTTCTTGTATTTGGCACAAAACAAGGACAAGAGCAAAGCAGATGCAGGGTACCCTGCAGGTATTGGTGTGAAGAATTCACTGATTGTATTGGGTGTGATTAACATTTTGGGCTTCTGTTTTACTTTCTTGGTTCCTGAGGCAAATGGAAAATCGTTGGAAGAGATGTCAGGTGAAAACGATGAAGAAGCTGAAAACACATAA